Genomic DNA from Anthonomus grandis grandis chromosome 5, icAntGran1.3, whole genome shotgun sequence:
TACAAGATACAGGTGATGCAACGAATAATGGAAAGAAGAATGCTAGAAATCAAACTTTCTGACAAAATCTCTAATAGAACCATCAGAAACAAATTGTCTTTGAGACTATTCTACAGCTGAAATGGGATTGAAGAAAAATGGTAAAGACTATAGAATGCACATGCGtccacaaatattatttttcaggcaattggataaccgattttaaaaataattcctgagagcttaaatattattttttaattccaggcagacaataattgttaattttgcacaaaaaagtcaatattttttataaaaatttaggcTCTACAGccatacatttatttattttcagacaattcaaaaatgttttttctcatcTATTTTTTCATAGCCATaactaaaatttgtaaaattatttcaagcagTGGACATATAGTTTCAGTGTTCCAGGCAGCGGAGCTCGAGATTCTTATATTTGCGAATTTCAggcttttaaacaaaatacaaaatgttcGGGACAGTTGAACAAAGACTTtctcttattccaggcaattaacgATTCTGACTTTTAGGAATATTAGGCAATTAAACCATGAAtgatactaaatattttttctaggcagttgaatcaAGATTTTTCTTCAATATCAGGCAGTATCAGATTGAATTatcaatttattcaaatttcaatttatatcataaattaatttatttttttcaggcagtcaaaatatgatttttttattccaggcaaatgagcgaaatatattttttttaattaatttcggGCAGTTAGGTCATCATACATTTATCTATTTCTAGGTACTTAacctttgatttgttttttaatctcAGACTATTTTAGTACAATTACTAcagaactacaattttttaaagcatctttttattattccaggcactccagcgtaagttttatgaatttcaggttattaaacaaatttcaaaattttcaggACAGTTActctaaaattttcttttattcgaGACAGATAAACCAATGATTCTCACCTTTAGGAATTTCGGACAATTAaaccacacatttattttttttcaggtagttaATTTTGGACTAGTAAACTAAAGATGTTTTACTTTTCAGGCACTcgtctcaaaatttttttaaatttcagacaGTTAACCTGAACTATTCACTTTTGCGGATTTCAAGTGATTAAATCATAATGTAACAacgagaaaccagctgattctccgtcattccggaatgacacaagtggttCACCGCACCACGTCTCGAAGTATAGCGAAAATCTTCCGGTACAGCTTTCTGCCGAGTATATGAAGAGCCGTATCGCCAATAGTtgtcagttgtcagttcagtgaagtagagttcggaatattggcgcgagatttaaatagttgtgaataaatacagtaaaaataaatgtctCTTGTAGTCGTGAGTGATCGTGTTCTCATAATAATGTGTGTGAATAAGCTGTAGGGTTTAAAAGGTTGCTGAGTTGAAAAGGGAGCTTGAGGTTTTTGCTGATACCAACGAAATCGCTCAAGTCTGAGAAATACTGCaaagattcaaaaaaatatcgCTAAGCTGGAAGCtaagtttttggaaaattttacaaaattctgtCACATTTGCCATTTTAAAAAGTAAGCTTGGCAAAACTAAGAGAAAATTCTGCctgaaaaaagagttaaaagAAGTTCTGTCATTGGTGGAGGACTGAATCCAGAAAGCTCAAAAGAAAATTGCAACATTTGACGTCAACACCATAGATAAGCTGTCCTGTAGAGACCTTCAGCAGTGGATAACTGAGAGTGAAGCTTGTGGTATTATGGAATCTGTTGGGCTGATGCGTCTTAAACCGCTTCAATTTCATGGTACAATATTATGGAATATTTATTACCGTCAACTTGAAAGGGCTACAAAAGCAAACCGTTGGTCATACAAGGAGAGGGCAACTGCCCTTACGTTGACCTTAAGAGGAGGTGTTGCTGCATTTCTGCAAAGAATGTTCCCAGAAGAACAAGAAGTGTACGAGCACTTAATGAGGCATTTGAAGATGTGTTATGGAACACACCTGGAACATGTCCACACTTTCATGACTCCATGGGCATTTATAATACAAGCCTTTGATACCAGAATGGAGCGAGATCGTTCTGGAGGGCTACGTTGATAGCAAAACCATGGATGGCAAAGTAGTCATGTTCGAACCTGCAGTATATGACAAGGCTGTTGTTCAAGGTATAGCAGTCGGAAAGACCGTTGTATGCGCTGAAAAGAGTATTCCTGTGAGGGTAATAAATGTCAATCATTATCCTATGCTCTTAAAGAAGGGCACTTGGTTTcagtaatattttcataaattgcGGCTAAGAAGccattccaaaaaaattagaagagcaGATATCGTCATCGAACAGCTGTTTAAAGTCAGACCAAAGAAGGAGGCTGTGGGATCTTAAGAGGACTGTCCTGGAAGACCTGCCTGGTGTACCTTGATGACGTTATTGTggtagaaaaattgtttaaggaCCACATGAAAAATCTAGAAGAAGTGTATTGAGGCTATGTGGTTATAGATTAAAGTTCAACCTAAAAAAAGTCATCCATTTCAAAGAGCTGTGCACATCGTGTCCAGTCAAAAAGTTGCTGTTGGTAAGGCTATTGATTATTGTAAGATTATAATGCTGTTATGATTAATAGAATAGGTTATTAAAGATTGGCCAGTTTCTAAAGACAACCTTTAAATTGACTCCTTTAGTTTAAAAATCCGGAGGATGAAGTCGCAAGATTATTGTGGCTACAGGAGTTTGACTTTGAAACTGACCACCGATCAAGGAGAATCCATGGAAATGAAGATGCATTATCAATAAGGCCTATCGAGAGGACTGCAAACATTGTCAGCGAATGCTTAGTTATTAAGAACACTATCGTTGCTGACCCTTGgcaaattaagaaaattataaaagacCAAGAGGAGGATCCCAATCCGAAGGAGGTTCCGAACAAAAGAGGATCCAGGTAGTCCTAACCTGGATAAAGTAAGGGAGAAAATTAACTGTTAAGTAAGGGAAGAAGTTGCTAAGTATTCTCAAAATGTCATATTGGGCCCAATGGATCTTCCTAATTTTGGAAAATGGACTCTTGAGGAGAAAAATGATTGACCAGGGCAGCAAAGAGGAAAGAAGGCAAATCGTTGTACCTAAATGACGGAATTCGGAGTTGCTAGAGGAAATTAATGGCGGTGTGTCAAGAGGATACCTTGGAGTAATAGAGACCCTGGGAAAAGTGagtgaaaaattttataaacttgAATACCCAGTACCAAACCAGGAAGCCTTTACTACCATCGACGTGTTAACAAAAGAATGTATCTGCCGATTTGCTCCACCCTTAGACCAAGGATCTAGAACATCTGTAAGATGATTAAAGACCTTGGAAGCTGAGCAATTCCCAAACTCGCATGCGAACTCGATAACTTGCACTCGAGGATGATTCTCAGCATGTTACAAGTGGTCTTTAGGTCTACAGGCGTGCAAATTCGAGTGTGCTATTATACTTTCCAAGGTCGTTCTCTAGAGAAAACCGTTGATtgttatttctacaaaaaaGCCAGTTTCAAGACGGGAACCTTTTGTTGATCCCGACATTCACCATCTTCGGAATCATTTCAGGACGAAATGAGCTTAGGGAAGGGGCagtgtaacgatattgtaaacaccgaaAAACCAGCTGACTCTGCGTCATTCCAGAATGACACAAATGGTACACGACAACTCAAAGTTTAAGCGGAAATCTTCCGGAACAgtgttctgccgagtatataagaagcTGCATCGCCGATAGAAGACAGatgtcagttcagtgaagtaaagttcagaatattggcacgagatttaaatagttgtaattaagtacaataaacataaatatctctagtagtagtaagtgatcgtgttttcgtagtaaagtgtataaataaatcagttgactattttcgattgttttcaTTCACACCTAAGAAGCGGGAAACACGCTACAATAAATATGGAGCAGAAGTAgcgtgaaaaataatttaaaaaaactcatattttaaaaaaataaataaataatttattatttacaaaaccTTAACTACATTAACACCTCATCCGTATCTCTTTCTCAGATCACTTCTGTTGGCCTTCATTTTCATATTAATCCAGGGCAAATAGTAGGATAGTCTCGTATAAACGTCTGGAAATCCTGGCTTAGCACATCCGGAACCAAACGACGTGATCCCCGCCAAAATCCATCTTCCGTCACTTAAAGCGCACTGCAGCGGCCCTCCCGAATCACCCTAAACAACATCAACAAGAAAAAAACGAGCTTTAGCACCAAAACAAGTGAGataaatgcaatttttcaaatagttttCCCGGCACGTATTTTCCCCTAATTACTCTCTATCCCTCCCGTTCCCACCCGATAAAAAACCATTCGTTTTCATTAGATAAACGTTGCGTACACGTTGGCCCTCGCTAATGGAGAATGAATATTATGATTTAGCtgtttttaactaatttataaagagtttttttttgttttgactttAAACTTACCACACAAGTGCCAGTGGATCCATCCAAATGACCTGCGCACAAGTGTCCGCTTCTTATATGCACCGCGTGGCCGTATTTCTTTTTGCAAATAGCGTTATCGTGCACCGGCACTTTGGTCTCTAATAGTTTCTCCGCTAAGACTCCGTCCTCTAAGTTTCTACCCCAGCCGGTTGCCACGCAGAAATTAGTCTGGTTATGGTTCAGTCTCTTTGAGGGCAGACATACCGCTCGCACTTTGGATTTTGACGTGAATTTTACTGGTTGCGAGAGTTTCATTAGGGCTAGAACATACAAAATGATATTGATAAAGGTCTTTATTTGTACAAAACATCACTAATTTAATTAAGGGAATGAGTACGAAAAAAAGGTGAGATTCAGTTTGGTATGTTTTCAAGACCCACCCCTCAGCTTGCATATTACATGAGTTAATATACATGCTATCTGAGAAGTAATGCATAAACTACATCACGAGTTGAAATGAGATAAATGATTTGCACATCAGTTGTAGAATAATGTTCGTCGAAGAATCTAGGATAAATGTAGGccttttgaataaatttgttagCACGCTCTAAATATCTTAACTCCTCGTCTATCTGAATCATTCATAGTAATAAGAATAGAAATCTGATTGCTAAGATTCAAACAGACTTATGTTTCATGCCAAAAAATCTTTCGTTTTGAGTTTTAAGTGTGACGTAAGGAATCTTATGTTGATAAGCAGACACctctacaaaataaataaagttgcAGGTTCTTGGGTATTCCCGTTGATGGTcaactgaaatttaaaaattatattttgaatctAGCATCCAAGTTGTCTTCCGGCTACTTTGCTCTCAGGGTTGTCAAACATTTGGCTGGCAAGGGTGTATCGaatataatatttctattacAAAAGAAAGCAGTTAGGCATCTCTGTTCCTCTGACTTAAGAGCTTCATGTAGATCTCTGTTTATTtcactatttattattttgattgatAAACATTGGCGTTGATTCATAAGTGTGTTACGTCTCCTCGTAAAATCCCACATGTTTGACCCATCAGTTGAATGATTTTTCCCTCCCCATATCCATCTATCCATAAGAAATATTCTTAATctgaaatcatttaaaagaatattactGCCTAAGGTTTATTACAGTATTGAGCAGTATATCAATGACAATATTTGATCTTGTCCATTACTGCATAAATGAGGTATTAGTTATGTTATTTATGTGTGCTTTGTTCCAGGATCCTATTCTGATTGATGTTTAGTTTTATCGATCTTTTTGTGGACTTACATTTGTATggtcattttgatttttcattacTATTAGTACattgtatatatgtattttgttttattttcaagagTACTtcgtaagttttttttattgtaatattgcTTGTACATAAGATTTATAGATATCTTTCATAATATAGCACATTATTAAGTTGCTTGTCGTCAATAAGAAATAATTACTACAAGATAAAAAAGTATGAACAGAATCCTGAGATACTCCACTTAACCTTAGGGTATATTGATGTTTTTCATAAACCTCTTTAGAACAAGCAGTGTTTTACACTTTACTCTATAACTGAAGGTGTCAAAGGCTTTGCTATATAAAGTACCTGCAGGTAATAAGGCCTGtcgggtaataaggcctatattcaaaaaaaccgcTTTAATTTAATCGCAAATCGATTGCGTTGGGTCCGCGTCTCCTATTGGTCCATTTACAAACGACATTCGAACGGACTACCCGCGTTCCTCGCTTTCGGGCGTCAGCAACCTAAAAACCTCTTTTATCTATGGGCGTCAGTAAGTTCCAACAACTTGTGTCAACGGGTCGCCGCGTGTGATAAGGATACAACGAACAAAAacgtaagtatttttagtatttataattgtatttttaatttataactgcagatattttggttagactttatattttgtgatttcaatagtttattagattaaatttagccgacataatttaaataaacttacacAATAGTTCGTCATGgatgggtaataaggcctataaaaataagctataggccttattatcctcatgacaaattaatgttttta
This window encodes:
- the LOC126736241 gene encoding chymotrypsin-like elastase family member 2A, encoding MPPTCYQRLVLLLSTMVLLMVELRSAVDSSYTREPDCGRTFRRSRQPRAGTIGRIINGKQSVKGAWPWQVSLQLLHPQFGFLGHWCGGVMISQEWLLTAAHCINNELFNLPLAALWTAVLGDWDRDMEELTEERIPVEKIILHERFHNFQHDIALMKLSQPVKFTSKSKVRAVCLPSKRLNHNQTNFCVATGWGRNLEDGVLAEKLLETKVPVHDNAICKKKYGHAVHIRSGHLCAGHLDGSTGTCVGDSGGPLQCALSDGRWILAGITSFGSGCAKPGFPDVYTRLSYYLPWINMKMKANRSDLRKRYG